The following proteins are encoded in a genomic region of Toxotes jaculatrix isolate fToxJac2 chromosome 3, fToxJac2.pri, whole genome shotgun sequence:
- the slc6a14 gene encoding sodium- and chloride-dependent neutral and basic amino acid transporter B(0+) codes for MRKYGWNSFRDLIFGNPAVVDQDPHVNDGDENTERGNWASKREYILSTIGYAVGLGNIWRFPYLAYKNGGGAFLIPYFVMLVVTGIPLFFLESAFGQFCSQGPINIWRAVPLLQGVGVAMVMVTLIVSIYYNVIIAYSLYYMFASFQSPLPWSSCFSWADSNCSNTPAVSCNVSGVLVANWTQENITCPSSNTTTVSVQSPSEQYWDRVALQRSSGLDETGPVVWHLALCLLLSSMLVAAALIRGIKSSGKVVYFTATFPYVVIFILLIRGVTLEGARDGIEFYIGSQSNLTKLTEAQVWKDAATQTFYSLSIGWGGVMTLASYNNFHNNVFKDSFVVTLTNAGTSVLAGFAIFSILGHMAHIYQMPVGQVVKEGFGLAFIAYPDALSKLPISPLWSVLFFFMLLTVGLDSQFAGIEVITTCLLDAFPKIFKSKHGLLTVTTCAILYLLGLPCVTQAGIYWVTLIDQFVASWVLLILALLEIIGVCYIYGGNRFIKDIEMMLGNKSCTFWLWWRTCWFFISPCIIVVILIWSLMTFTPPSYGAVQFPAWGLALGWCMVVFILLWIPVIAVYKLMREEGNPWKRLKSLCSPSEEWHPYLDVHRGERYSEERCRRRKKHTSRLEVNVISNSWL; via the exons ATGAGGAAGTACGGCTGGAATAGTTTCAGGGATTTAATTTTCGGAAATCCTGCAGTTGTCGACCAG GATCCACATGTGAATGATGGGGATGAGAATACTGAACGAGGAAACTGGGCCAGCAAGAGGGAGTACATCCTCTCTACGATCGGCTACGCTGTTGGACTGGGAAATATCTGGAGATTTCCATATTTGGCCTACAAGAATGGAGGGG GAGCATTTCTCATCCCCTATTTTGTGATGTTGGTGGTGACTGGaatccctcttttcttcctgGAAAGTGCCTTTGGTCAATTCTGCAGCCAAGGGCCAATTAACATATGGAGAGCAGTGCCTTTACTGCAGG gtgTTGGCGTTGCCATGGTTATGGTGACTCTAATAGTGTCGATTTACTATAACGTCATCATCGCCTACAGCCTGTACTACATGTTTGCCTCCTTCCAGTCTCCTCTGCCTTGGTCCAGCTGCTTCAGCTGGGCTGACAGTAACTGCAGCAACACGCCTGCAG TGTCTTGTAATGTAAGTGGTGTTTTAGTGGCCAACTGGACTCAGGAAAACATCACTTGTCCTTCATCCAACACGACCACCGTTTCAGTGCAGAGTCCGAGTGAACAGTACTGGGA TCGTGTGGCTCTGCAGAGATCCAGTGGTCTAGATGAAACAGGACCAGTAGTCTGGCACTTGGccctctgcctgctgctgagCTCCATGCTTGTTGCTGCAGCGCTCATCAGAGGCATCAAGTCATCAGGAAAA GTTGTGTATTTCACAGCGACATTTCCTTACGTGGTGATTTTCATCCTGCTGATCCGAGGTGTGACACTAGAGGGAGCTAGAGATGGGATAGAGTTCTACATTGGTTCACAATCAAATCTGACTAAACTGACTGAAGCACAG GTCTGGAAAGATGCAGCAACTCAGACCTTCTACTCTCTCTCTATTGGCTGGGGTGGAGTCATGACTCTTGCATCCTATAACAACTTCCACAACAATGTATTCAAGGACTCATTTGTAGTAACACTGACTAATGCAG GCACCAGTGTGTTAGCAGGCTTTGCCATATTTTCAATTTTGGGCCACATGGCTCACATCTACCAAATGCCTGTTGGACAGGTTGTAAAGGAAG GGTTTGGCCTGGCATTCATTGCATATCCAGATGCTTTGTCTAAGCTTCCCATTTCCCCTCTGTGGTCCGTTTTGTTCTTCTTTATGCTTCTGACTGTTGGTCTGGACTCTCAGTTCGCAGGAATAG AGGTGATCACCACCTGCCTGTTAGATGCCTTCCCTAAAATCTTCAAATCCAAACATGGCTTATTGACTGTAACGACGTGTGCCATCCTCTATCTCCTTGGCCTACCATGTGTCACACAG GCAGGAATATACTGGGTGACTTTAATCGACCAGTTTGTTGCCAGCTGGGTGCTGCTAATTTTGGCCCTCTTGGAGATCATTGGTGTCTGCTACATATATG gagGAAACCGTTTTATTAAAGACATTGAGATGATGCTTGGAAATAAGAGTTGCACTTTCTGGCTGTGGTGGAGAACATGTTGGTTCTTCATAAGCCCCTGCATCATAGTG GTGATCCTGATCTGGTCTCTGATGACATTTACACCACCTTCCTATGGAGCAGTCCAGTTCCCAGCCTGGGGCTTGGCTCTGGGCTGGTGCATGGTTGTATTCATCTTACTCTGGATCCCTGTCATCGCTGTGTATAAGCTGATGAGAGAAGAGGGAAACCCctggaag CGTCTGAAGTCATTGTGTTCTCCGTCTGAAGAATGGCATCCCTACCTGGATGTCCATCGAGGAGAACGTTACTCAGAAGAACGCTGCCGCCGCAGGAAGAAGCATACAAGCAGACTAGAAGTAAATGTAATCTCCAATTCGTGGCTCTGA